The following proteins come from a genomic window of Streptomyces leeuwenhoekii:
- a CDS encoding GtrA family protein: MTLTDKAGPQTRSRQLRAEVGRFGVIGGLGWLVDTLTFNFFLNILGLASVRSGLLASTIAIAFNYLGHRYWTYRSSATVSRSREVGLFALFSVIGMAIQNGVLAISHYGFGYTSAWADNIAKNMVGLGAATVFRFWAYRNLVFHVTHQSPADAR; this comes from the coding sequence GTGACTCTCACAGACAAGGCTGGACCGCAGACCAGGAGCCGTCAATTACGGGCGGAAGTCGGCAGGTTCGGCGTGATTGGCGGCCTAGGGTGGCTTGTCGACACGCTGACATTCAACTTCTTCCTGAATATTTTGGGACTAGCCTCTGTCCGGTCGGGACTTCTGGCGAGCACCATCGCCATAGCGTTCAACTATTTAGGGCATCGGTACTGGACCTATCGGTCGTCCGCCACGGTAAGCCGTTCACGCGAGGTCGGACTTTTCGCCCTCTTTAGTGTCATTGGCATGGCGATCCAGAACGGCGTGCTCGCTATTTCTCATTACGGATTCGGATATACTTCAGCTTGGGCTGACAATATCGCGAAGAACATGGTTGGGCTGGGAGCGGCCACCGTCTTCCGGTTCTGGGCGTACCGCAACTTAGTATTTCACGTTACGCATCAATCACCGGCCGACGCGCGATGA
- a CDS encoding chaxapeptin family lasso peptide, which yields MEPQMTELQPEAYEAPSLIEVGEFSEDTLGFGSKPLDSFGLNFF from the coding sequence ATGGAACCCCAGATGACTGAGCTTCAGCCGGAGGCCTACGAGGCGCCGTCCCTCATCGAGGTGGGCGAGTTCTCGGAGGACACGCTCGGCTTCGGAAGCAAGCCGCTGGACAGCTTCGGCCTGAACTTCTTTTAG
- a CDS encoding lasso peptide isopeptide bond-forming cyclase translates to MSTGFLILPDSVGTDALRDRLPLLALRTLRYPSGRPWIVGRWDAEEIMSARVGPVHVVVIGFCPVTTTELTSLISRIHTVSDVNRLVASLPGSFHLVAAVGRQLRVQGSITGLRRIAWAKSDGHTFVSDRTDILADLTNAKIDDSLLATRVACGGMVPPPLRERSMWLGVNSLPPDRYLLVEGGQRTREVKWWQPPAPETTLAEGACRVREALVSALYSRNPVHGRLSADLSGGLDSTSLAFLAARTTPHLLTHRWAEAEAGNDDGKYAAIAARELPNAEHLVIPQSDIPPVFSDPHLNGDPEQPYLFARTAARAVYTARMLVAHSSTRHIAGHGGDELFYKFPGYLHPLLRRRPLTAIRHIRAHLALSRWDRKATVAQLLDTSGFPDWWKRQADQLTAPPPGGRFPPLGWGFMPLHAQPWVTGEALHAARATLREAAEEAHPLAPDRGQHQYLLALRTTAPAYAQLGRLFERAGVRLDLPYLDDRVVEAALSVRLEERAHPWRYKPLLAEAMRGVVPESIATRVTKGEFSADLSLGLRRNRASVLDFLADSAIAKRGLIDVDTLRRLLLAPQADHSRNIALEHLVGCETWLRTTPKRQDAPAP, encoded by the coding sequence GTGAGCACCGGGTTTCTTATCCTGCCGGACTCTGTCGGTACTGATGCCCTCCGCGACAGGCTTCCGTTGCTGGCGTTACGCACGCTTCGGTACCCATCGGGGCGGCCGTGGATCGTCGGCAGATGGGACGCTGAGGAGATCATGTCCGCGCGTGTCGGCCCGGTGCACGTGGTGGTGATCGGGTTTTGCCCGGTCACCACCACCGAACTGACCTCGTTGATCAGTCGGATCCACACCGTCTCTGACGTGAATCGTTTGGTTGCCAGTCTGCCTGGAAGCTTCCACCTCGTCGCCGCGGTCGGGCGGCAGTTACGGGTTCAGGGCAGCATCACGGGTCTACGCAGAATCGCTTGGGCAAAGAGCGACGGCCATACCTTCGTCTCCGACCGCACCGACATACTCGCCGACCTGACGAACGCAAAAATCGACGATTCTCTCCTCGCCACGAGAGTGGCATGCGGCGGGATGGTCCCCCCACCGCTGCGTGAACGCAGTATGTGGCTTGGCGTCAACTCTCTGCCGCCCGACCGCTATCTCTTGGTCGAGGGCGGGCAGCGGACGCGCGAGGTGAAATGGTGGCAGCCGCCAGCACCAGAAACGACTCTTGCTGAGGGCGCCTGCAGAGTCAGGGAAGCTCTCGTATCGGCCCTGTACAGCAGGAACCCCGTCCACGGCCGACTCAGCGCGGACCTGTCAGGCGGGCTTGACTCTACCTCGCTGGCCTTTCTCGCCGCCCGGACCACGCCTCATCTACTCACACACCGCTGGGCGGAGGCCGAGGCGGGCAATGACGACGGCAAGTATGCGGCGATCGCGGCGCGGGAGTTGCCCAATGCTGAACACCTTGTCATTCCGCAATCAGATATACCGCCTGTCTTCTCCGACCCGCACCTGAACGGCGACCCCGAGCAACCCTATCTTTTCGCGCGGACGGCTGCCCGAGCCGTGTATACGGCTCGTATGCTAGTCGCGCATAGTTCCACGAGACATATAGCCGGCCATGGGGGAGACGAACTCTTCTACAAGTTCCCTGGATATCTTCACCCTCTGCTGCGTCGGCGTCCACTCACCGCCATCCGGCATATTCGCGCCCATCTGGCGCTCAGCCGGTGGGACAGGAAAGCCACCGTCGCACAATTGCTGGACACCAGTGGTTTCCCGGATTGGTGGAAGCGGCAGGCGGACCAACTTACTGCACCTCCACCAGGCGGACGTTTTCCGCCTTTGGGCTGGGGATTTATGCCTCTGCACGCCCAGCCCTGGGTGACAGGGGAGGCGCTGCACGCGGCACGCGCCACACTCCGCGAGGCGGCGGAAGAGGCCCACCCCCTCGCCCCGGACCGGGGGCAACACCAGTACCTGCTGGCCCTGCGTACCACCGCGCCGGCATACGCACAGCTCGGTCGCCTATTCGAGCGGGCGGGTGTCCGGCTGGACTTGCCATACCTGGATGACCGGGTCGTAGAAGCGGCCCTGTCTGTCCGGCTGGAGGAGCGGGCCCACCCCTGGCGTTACAAACCACTTCTCGCGGAGGCCATGCGGGGTGTCGTCCCGGAGAGCATCGCTACCCGCGTCACCAAGGGAGAGTTCAGTGCCGATTTGAGTCTCGGGTTACGCCGGAACCGCGCGAGCGTGCTGGACTTTCTCGCCGATTCTGCCATCGCCAAGAGGGGGCTGATCGACGTCGACACCCTGCGTCGCCTGCTTCTCGCGCCCCAGGCTGATCACTCCCGAAATATAGCTCTCGAACACCTCGTGGGCTGTGAGACCTGGCTCCGCACCACCCCAAAGAGACAAGATGCGCCTGCACCCTGA
- a CDS encoding lasso peptide biosynthesis PqqD family chaperone, which produces MRLHPDIVIAETEDGAVLLHQRTGRYWQLNTTGMAVIESLTSGETLAEITHRMAKRYGLPAEQVRQDVEAVVHQLHAAQIVESTS; this is translated from the coding sequence ATGCGCCTGCACCCTGATATCGTCATCGCGGAAACCGAAGACGGTGCGGTCCTACTACACCAAAGGACCGGCCGCTACTGGCAGCTGAACACCACGGGCATGGCGGTCATCGAAAGCCTGACTTCCGGTGAGACCCTCGCCGAGATCACGCACCGTATGGCCAAGCGTTACGGCTTGCCCGCTGAGCAGGTCCGGCAGGACGTCGAAGCCGTCGTCCATCAACTACACGCGGCCCAGATAGTGGAGAGCACCTCGTGA
- a CDS encoding lasso peptide biosynthesis B2 protein, with product MSTPAALVKRRKLPFHRRVLPLVAVGVARLLSRTKPARLRAILSYARRGAAPATVEQAMAARQAVVAVSQRCAGQACLQRSIATALLCRARGSWPTWCTGVRTSPFEAHAWIEAEGRLIGEPYPDGHYRPLLTVPPVS from the coding sequence GTGAGTACCCCCGCCGCCCTGGTCAAGCGCAGAAAACTGCCCTTCCATCGCAGAGTGCTGCCGCTCGTTGCTGTCGGTGTTGCCCGCCTCCTCAGCAGGACAAAGCCTGCACGGCTGCGAGCCATCCTGAGCTACGCACGACGGGGTGCCGCGCCGGCCACGGTGGAACAGGCGATGGCCGCGCGACAAGCGGTCGTCGCCGTCAGCCAACGGTGCGCCGGACAGGCCTGCCTTCAGCGTTCCATCGCGACGGCACTGCTCTGCCGGGCGCGTGGATCCTGGCCGACCTGGTGCACCGGGGTACGGACCAGCCCGTTCGAAGCCCATGCCTGGATCGAGGCCGAAGGTCGGCTCATCGGCGAGCCGTACCCGGACGGTCACTATCGGCCTTTGCTGACCGTTCCTCCGGTTTCCTGA
- a CDS encoding peptidase inhibitor family I36 protein: MRAAAVAALALTPLTAPASASSEPHAAQAAIDCPSGYVCIYPEINFGGQPWVRRAVDGSVKDLPSAIRDRGSSIRNNSDRTARIYEKRNHAGRWVCVTRSGGSIHDLRGYNLNDQTRSLKINRNDCG; encoded by the coding sequence ATGCGTGCTGCGGCCGTCGCCGCCCTCGCCCTCACACCGCTGACCGCTCCGGCCTCGGCTTCCAGCGAGCCCCATGCGGCACAGGCCGCGATCGACTGCCCGTCCGGCTACGTCTGCATCTACCCCGAGATCAACTTCGGCGGGCAGCCCTGGGTGCGCCGGGCTGTGGACGGCAGCGTGAAGGACCTGCCCTCCGCGATCCGGGACCGCGGCAGCTCCATCCGCAACAACTCCGACCGCACCGCCCGCATCTACGAAAAGCGCAACCACGCCGGCCGCTGGGTGTGCGTCACCCGCAGCGGCGGATCCATCCACGACCTGCGCGGCTACAACCTCAACGACCAGACCCGCTCCCTGAAGATCAACCGGAACGACTGCGGCTGA
- a CDS encoding ATP/GTP-binding protein has protein sequence MAGRDLRALFSTNDRSLEAGEAFTNRQIQWEIVAAALTAHLRRTAEAGFDVEDMEAPRDNVLVFHGVGGIGKTTLSRKLEAALAGAEHRPAQWGEPTWAGERILPVRIDLARSAGTDFEQLVLTIRAALSALGRPLPAFDLALRRYWETQHPGEPLEEYLRRGGLAGRFGKAMPQQMQSAMADIAQTLLLPGTIGSAVGQVTGSLVRALRERRQTVRALAGCARLADLLETEPDLEALSFYPHLLAWELVQLPADKRVTPVILLDTFEDVGDRTHRDLERLIQRVVWLMPNCFFIVTGRSRLQWADPALQGQLDYTGPAAWPGLAVPASTVPAARAGAVRGRGRQVLVGDFSPEDCDDYLARRLSRDGQPLISSEIRQVITGRSHGLPLYLDLSVLRFLEIRRTRQPVPSDFDHDFGALIARTLSDLTPDERHVLRSVSLLDAFDLTLATAAAGLAHQAPAQRLIERPFVRENVFGLWPYHLHGLIRSTLRSADDATDDRWTDGDWQQAAERALAALGTQWTAAGGRNRMLLVGCLRQGLTLARDYRLELGWLADAAWAYVSDSVWEPIAPPARPGRTGGLETSADALVELLTALARRQREHRSVTASRLAAVTGSGLLPADLHEMGVYYLAKAHRDLGDSAASRHGMQLVADRGGRLAPAARRGLAHLARLAGDFPTAHATAQALGWAGRQHRVEGDILWPHGDMDRAAAAYAAARNQAEQHGVAGERATSQAQRAFAVAFTDPDTADDELHLAEQLLTGLDLRATNLTVRIAALVRDAGTPRGLEAARDLRAESHDAGITAAEAALELALAFHHAVLGEQDKVRAVTGRLRDLARTGDYAYYADIAHYMGGLPLPGPSAAHWLDGPEAVRARWQRLVHTRRARLRAGG, from the coding sequence GTGGCAGGTCGGGATCTGCGGGCGCTGTTCAGCACGAACGACCGCAGCCTGGAGGCCGGGGAGGCGTTCACGAACCGGCAGATTCAGTGGGAGATCGTCGCGGCCGCGCTCACCGCCCACCTGCGCCGCACCGCCGAGGCGGGGTTCGACGTGGAGGACATGGAGGCGCCGCGCGACAACGTGCTCGTGTTCCACGGGGTCGGCGGGATCGGCAAGACCACCCTGTCCCGGAAGCTGGAGGCCGCGCTGGCCGGCGCCGAACACCGGCCAGCGCAGTGGGGCGAGCCCACCTGGGCCGGTGAGCGGATCCTGCCCGTGCGCATCGACCTCGCCCGCTCCGCCGGCACCGACTTCGAGCAGCTCGTGCTGACCATCCGGGCCGCCCTGAGCGCACTGGGCCGCCCGCTGCCCGCCTTCGACCTGGCGCTGCGCCGCTACTGGGAGACCCAGCATCCCGGCGAGCCGCTGGAGGAGTACCTGCGCCGCGGCGGCCTGGCCGGCCGGTTCGGCAAGGCGATGCCGCAGCAGATGCAGTCCGCGATGGCCGACATCGCCCAGACCCTGCTCCTGCCCGGCACCATCGGCAGCGCCGTCGGGCAGGTCACTGGCTCCCTCGTCCGCGCCCTGCGCGAGCGGCGCCAGACCGTCCGCGCACTCGCCGGGTGCGCCCGGCTCGCCGACCTGCTGGAGACCGAGCCCGACCTCGAGGCGCTCTCCTTCTACCCGCACCTGCTGGCGTGGGAGCTCGTCCAGCTCCCGGCGGACAAGCGCGTCACGCCGGTGATCCTGCTGGACACCTTCGAGGACGTCGGCGACCGCACCCACCGCGACCTGGAGCGGCTCATCCAGCGGGTGGTGTGGCTGATGCCCAACTGCTTCTTCATCGTCACCGGCCGCTCGCGCCTGCAGTGGGCCGACCCTGCCCTGCAAGGCCAGCTCGACTACACCGGGCCGGCCGCATGGCCCGGCCTGGCCGTGCCCGCCTCCACGGTCCCGGCCGCGCGGGCAGGCGCCGTACGAGGGCGCGGGCGGCAGGTCCTGGTCGGAGACTTCTCACCCGAGGACTGCGACGACTACCTCGCCCGCCGCCTCTCCCGCGACGGCCAGCCGCTCATCAGCAGCGAGATCCGCCAGGTCATCACCGGCCGGTCCCACGGCCTGCCCCTCTACCTCGACCTGTCCGTCCTGCGCTTCCTGGAGATCCGCCGCACCCGCCAACCGGTCCCGTCCGACTTCGACCACGACTTCGGCGCCCTGATCGCCCGCACTCTGTCCGACCTCACCCCCGACGAACGGCACGTCCTGCGCTCCGTCAGCCTGCTGGACGCCTTCGATCTCACCCTCGCCACCGCCGCCGCCGGCCTCGCCCACCAGGCGCCCGCGCAGCGGCTGATCGAGCGGCCCTTCGTCCGCGAGAACGTCTTCGGGCTGTGGCCCTACCACCTGCACGGGCTGATCCGCTCCACCCTGCGCAGCGCCGACGACGCCACCGACGACCGCTGGACGGATGGCGACTGGCAGCAGGCCGCCGAACGCGCACTGGCCGCCCTCGGCACCCAGTGGACCGCCGCCGGCGGCCGCAACCGGATGCTGCTGGTCGGCTGCCTGCGCCAGGGCCTCACCCTGGCCCGGGACTACCGTCTGGAGCTGGGCTGGCTCGCCGACGCAGCCTGGGCCTACGTCAGCGACTCCGTGTGGGAGCCGATCGCCCCACCCGCCCGGCCGGGCCGCACCGGCGGCCTGGAGACGTCGGCCGACGCGCTCGTCGAACTCCTCACCGCCCTCGCCCGCCGCCAGCGCGAGCACCGCTCCGTCACCGCTTCCCGCCTCGCCGCCGTCACCGGCAGCGGCCTGCTCCCCGCCGACCTGCACGAGATGGGCGTCTACTACCTCGCCAAGGCCCACCGCGACCTCGGCGACTCCGCGGCCTCCCGCCACGGGATGCAGCTCGTCGCCGACAGGGGCGGGCGCCTCGCCCCCGCTGCCCGCCGGGGACTCGCCCACCTCGCCCGCCTCGCCGGCGACTTCCCCACCGCCCACGCCACCGCCCAGGCCCTCGGCTGGGCCGGCCGCCAGCACCGCGTCGAAGGCGACATCCTCTGGCCCCACGGCGACATGGACCGCGCGGCCGCCGCCTACGCAGCCGCCCGCAACCAGGCCGAGCAGCACGGCGTCGCCGGGGAACGCGCCACCAGCCAAGCCCAGCGCGCCTTCGCGGTGGCCTTCACCGACCCCGACACCGCGGACGACGAGCTCCACCTCGCCGAGCAGCTCCTCACCGGCCTGGACCTGCGCGCCACCAACCTCACCGTGCGGATCGCCGCCCTCGTCCGCGACGCCGGAACTCCGCGCGGCCTCGAAGCCGCCCGCGACCTGCGCGCCGAGAGCCACGACGCCGGCATCACCGCAGCCGAAGCCGCTCTGGAACTGGCCCTGGCCTTCCACCACGCCGTCCTCGGCGAGCAGGACAAGGTCCGCGCCGTCACCGGCCGCCTGCGCGACCTGGCCCGGACCGGCGACTACGCCTACTACGCCGACATCGCCCACTACATGGGCGGCCTGCCCCTGCCCGGCCCTTCCGCCGCGCACTGGCTCGACGGGCCCGAAGCCGTCCGCGCCCGCTGGCAACGCCTCGTCCATACCCGCCGAGCCCGTCTTCGCGCCGGCGGGTGA
- a CDS encoding zeta toxin family protein has product MRLEAPVEDLDACAVLSARESQDVLGSVILPAATASAVPQGRPVVVVVGGQPGAGKTKVADLIQAALGQRGGAVRVGRDLYKAAHRHYAAALAADVRTAGAKVRPDTSRWQTAVEKYVRDHGLDAVVESALADPDEFRESSAAYRRSRHRIEVVALATPEAWSQLGILDRFLAEAASGAGGRYVSWANHDSCAKNMLTTLAVIEAEQLADRITVVTRDSTVLYDNELVEGGWRRRPAAGTAVARGRSRPWTARETAAFHQELARAEVRVHRDVPGEDERLAVIRDARRAAALAEPVRRIAQPRRRAPGVDYHRLSTAEHRWIFDELIVPSYLSGIITRDDPRAVYVMGQPGAGKLLAARMVRRAMRPGTTRLVGDDLKAQHPDYFHLLRDDPRGAGAAIRSDYRAWFAWAEQYVRDRRGDVLVEAAPGSVEEFLASALPFAAAGYSVELVVLAVRAADSRLATALRYARALQRGGTGRFTSRFGHDTCFSALADIVAVAEQHPQITAITVIRRDGQALLRHEAGSAGRASWALAAERLRPYTEQEAAAFLRLHHGLCRALPRHREELDEIAALARPLMPARVQPARLGRPHPPVWPLPVPSRTAGYCSLSSFSRAA; this is encoded by the coding sequence ATGAGGCTGGAGGCCCCCGTGGAAGACCTGGACGCCTGCGCCGTGCTCTCGGCCCGCGAGAGCCAGGACGTCCTGGGGAGCGTGATCCTGCCTGCGGCCACCGCGAGCGCCGTGCCCCAGGGCCGTCCGGTCGTGGTGGTCGTCGGCGGCCAACCGGGAGCCGGGAAGACCAAGGTCGCCGACCTCATCCAGGCGGCGCTCGGGCAGCGTGGCGGCGCGGTACGGGTCGGCCGCGACCTCTACAAGGCCGCCCACCGCCACTACGCCGCGGCACTGGCCGCCGACGTCCGTACCGCCGGCGCGAAGGTTCGGCCGGACACCAGCCGCTGGCAGACCGCCGTCGAAAAGTACGTCCGCGACCACGGTCTGGACGCGGTCGTCGAGTCCGCCCTCGCTGACCCCGACGAATTTCGTGAGTCGTCGGCGGCGTACCGCCGCTCCCGGCACCGCATCGAGGTGGTCGCGCTCGCGACGCCAGAGGCGTGGAGCCAGCTCGGGATCCTCGACCGCTTCCTTGCCGAGGCCGCCAGCGGCGCGGGCGGCCGGTACGTGTCGTGGGCCAACCACGACTCCTGCGCGAAGAACATGCTGACGACGCTCGCGGTCATCGAGGCCGAGCAGCTCGCCGACCGCATCACCGTGGTGACCCGCGACAGCACCGTGCTGTACGACAACGAGCTCGTCGAGGGCGGGTGGCGCCGTCGGCCCGCTGCCGGCACGGCCGTCGCCCGCGGGCGTTCCCGTCCTTGGACGGCCCGGGAGACGGCCGCGTTCCACCAGGAGCTCGCCCGCGCCGAGGTACGCGTACACCGCGATGTGCCGGGTGAGGATGAGCGTCTCGCCGTCATACGGGACGCGAGGCGGGCCGCCGCACTCGCCGAGCCGGTCCGCCGCATCGCACAGCCCCGAAGGCGCGCACCGGGCGTCGACTACCACCGCCTCTCCACCGCCGAGCACCGGTGGATCTTCGACGAGCTGATCGTCCCGTCCTACCTGAGCGGCATCATCACCCGGGACGATCCGCGCGCCGTCTACGTCATGGGGCAGCCCGGTGCGGGCAAGCTGCTGGCCGCCCGGATGGTCCGCCGCGCGATGCGTCCTGGCACGACCCGGTTGGTCGGTGACGACCTCAAGGCCCAGCACCCCGACTACTTCCATCTGCTGCGCGACGATCCCCGAGGCGCCGGGGCGGCGATCCGCTCCGACTACCGGGCCTGGTTCGCCTGGGCCGAGCAGTACGTGCGCGACCGGCGCGGCGACGTTTTGGTCGAGGCCGCCCCCGGGAGCGTGGAGGAGTTCCTCGCCAGTGCGCTGCCGTTCGCGGCCGCCGGCTACTCCGTCGAGCTTGTCGTCCTGGCCGTGCGCGCAGCTGACAGCCGGCTCGCGACCGCGCTGCGCTATGCCCGTGCCCTGCAGCGGGGCGGCACCGGCCGGTTCACCAGCCGCTTTGGGCATGACACCTGCTTTAGCGCGCTCGCCGACATCGTCGCCGTCGCCGAGCAGCACCCGCAGATTACGGCCATCACGGTGATCCGGCGGGACGGCCAGGCCCTGCTGCGCCACGAAGCCGGCAGCGCCGGGCGGGCGTCGTGGGCGCTCGCAGCGGAGCGGCTCCGCCCCTACACCGAGCAGGAGGCCGCGGCCTTCCTCCGCCTCCACCACGGCCTGTGCCGGGCGCTCCCGCGGCACCGGGAGGAGCTGGACGAGATCGCCGCACTCGCCCGGCCGCTGATGCCCGCGCGGGTGCAGCCGGCCCGCCTCGGCCGGCCGCACCCGCCCGTCTGGCCCCTGCCCGTACCCAGCAGGACTGCGGGCTACTGCTCCTTGAGCTCCTTCAGCCGCGCCGCGTAG
- the tap gene encoding telomere-associated protein Tap — protein MEVSSVPTENELFSAVDALLEEVAQDDLPPPEERKRLREAAGLSQEQIAKALKSRRETIGNWEAGVTEPRPPKRAAYARLLEGLAARFPAPATDAPATAPAPAIPEAFTGPAPAPALEPVPAPASAPPSPPATSSTRPSASSRRPGAKKATKRPATTAAADGRFENGPLAVVDVDDHGKVVAYCVGGLVLDVPVKSVPALVDWTLREAKLGQPKLSGPGKDADPLLVLTEAALERYGLPTTLTEEERLAGRLPEGHKVIKQLARAEWKLTKRGFGPWARIYRPAQGSERACVQLCIPSWHALDTRHWGPAGRLPPADLARVLGVYASRVMTPRGSTAVTGLELMTALHPPTRASEPDADGKRHSEHNPGSLGKDAIDPMNWPPCEVPDGHPVLQNLPRFHVRGPGEKLFEEAYDWARPMTDAECTLRHLVGIDVNMAFAAGANGLTVGLGAPTHITNPVFDPKLPGSWLVDLSHVDLSKVKVGKEWVELDGSLLPSPFTPKGERPTGPAWYATPTVAYAAELGYEVRPIEAWVRYDNGRYLDSWYQRLRDAYLATMADLGVDADLAPADFLAAMDGYKSRDPELAIVVSAIKATVKGGLGKLRERPRGEGWRPGEPWRALSRPTWRPDIRAAVISRTRINLHRKIVKHAAFTGQYPVAILSDCVVYASNGPSPLDFLPYRDGKPLPGGFKLGINPGLVKHEGTQTVLWGEEVRERFNAPELNLARYIKDGTVTDIDNGE, from the coding sequence ATGGAGGTGAGCTCTGTGCCCACTGAGAACGAGCTGTTCAGCGCCGTCGATGCGCTGCTGGAAGAGGTCGCCCAGGACGACCTTCCGCCGCCCGAGGAGCGCAAGCGTCTGCGCGAAGCCGCCGGACTGAGCCAGGAACAGATCGCGAAGGCCCTGAAGAGCCGACGAGAGACCATCGGCAACTGGGAGGCGGGCGTGACCGAGCCTCGACCGCCCAAGCGCGCCGCCTACGCCCGGCTCTTGGAAGGCCTCGCCGCACGCTTCCCCGCCCCGGCTACTGACGCGCCCGCCACTGCCCCGGCGCCGGCGATCCCAGAGGCGTTCACCGGCCCGGCCCCAGCCCCGGCACTCGAGCCGGTTCCGGCGCCCGCCAGCGCCCCGCCGTCACCTCCGGCGACAAGCAGCACCAGGCCGTCGGCGTCGTCGCGGCGTCCGGGTGCGAAGAAAGCGACGAAGAGGCCGGCCACCACGGCGGCCGCGGACGGGCGGTTCGAGAACGGGCCGCTGGCCGTGGTCGACGTCGATGACCACGGCAAGGTGGTGGCGTACTGCGTCGGCGGCCTCGTCCTGGACGTGCCCGTCAAGAGCGTCCCGGCCCTGGTGGACTGGACGCTGCGCGAGGCGAAGCTCGGGCAGCCGAAGCTGTCCGGGCCGGGCAAGGACGCCGACCCGCTGCTGGTGCTCACCGAGGCCGCCTTGGAGCGCTACGGCCTGCCCACGACGCTCACCGAGGAGGAGCGCCTCGCCGGGCGCCTGCCAGAGGGCCACAAGGTCATCAAGCAGCTCGCGCGCGCGGAGTGGAAGCTGACCAAGCGCGGCTTCGGCCCGTGGGCGCGGATCTACCGCCCCGCCCAGGGGTCGGAGCGGGCCTGCGTCCAGCTCTGCATCCCCTCCTGGCACGCGCTGGACACCCGGCACTGGGGCCCGGCCGGTCGGCTCCCGCCAGCCGACCTCGCCCGGGTCCTGGGCGTGTACGCCTCGCGGGTGATGACGCCGCGCGGCTCCACGGCCGTGACCGGCCTGGAGCTGATGACCGCGCTGCACCCGCCGACCCGGGCCTCCGAGCCGGACGCCGACGGCAAGCGGCACTCCGAGCACAACCCCGGCTCGCTCGGCAAGGACGCCATCGACCCGATGAACTGGCCGCCGTGCGAGGTCCCCGACGGCCACCCGGTCCTCCAAAACCTGCCCCGGTTCCACGTGCGCGGCCCCGGAGAGAAGCTGTTCGAGGAGGCGTACGACTGGGCGCGGCCGATGACCGATGCCGAGTGCACCCTGCGGCACCTGGTCGGCATCGACGTCAACATGGCCTTCGCCGCCGGCGCCAACGGCCTGACCGTCGGCCTCGGCGCCCCGACGCACATCACGAACCCGGTGTTCGACCCGAAGCTCCCCGGCTCCTGGCTGGTCGACCTCTCCCACGTCGACCTGTCGAAGGTGAAGGTCGGCAAGGAGTGGGTGGAGCTGGACGGCAGCTTGCTGCCGAGCCCGTTCACGCCGAAGGGCGAGCGTCCGACCGGCCCGGCCTGGTACGCGACGCCCACCGTCGCCTACGCGGCAGAGCTCGGCTACGAGGTGCGCCCGATCGAGGCGTGGGTCCGGTACGACAACGGCCGCTACCTGGATAGCTGGTACCAGCGGCTGCGCGACGCCTATCTCGCCACGATGGCCGACCTGGGCGTCGATGCCGACCTCGCCCCGGCCGACTTCCTCGCCGCGATGGACGGCTACAAGAGCCGTGACCCGGAGCTGGCGATCGTCGTCTCGGCGATCAAGGCGACGGTCAAGGGCGGCCTGGGCAAGCTGCGCGAGCGGCCCCGGGGCGAGGGCTGGCGCCCCGGCGAGCCGTGGCGGGCCCTGTCCCGGCCGACGTGGCGGCCGGACATCCGGGCGGCGGTCATCTCCCGCACCCGGATCAACCTGCACCGCAAGATCGTCAAGCACGCGGCGTTCACCGGGCAGTACCCGGTCGCAATCCTGTCCGACTGCGTCGTCTACGCCTCGAACGGGCCGAGCCCGCTGGACTTCCTGCCCTACCGGGACGGCAAGCCGCTGCCCGGCGGCTTCAAGCTCGGCATCAACCCCGGCCTGGTCAAGCACGAGGGCACCCAGACCGTCCTGTGGGGCGAGGAAGTCCGCGAGCGGTTCAACGCCCCGGAGCTCAACCTCGCCCGGTACATCAAGGACGGCACCGTCACCGACATCGACAACGGAGAGTAG